One Paralichthys olivaceus isolate ysfri-2021 chromosome 8, ASM2471397v2, whole genome shotgun sequence genomic region harbors:
- the mief2 gene encoding mitochondrial dynamics protein MID49, which yields MNFQGSRRRGEDGIAMVIDFLLSNARLVLGVGGAAMLGIATLAVKRLIERAGRAADDEKVEQKMAESWEELSLVSASPKLITKGIEGVVMKHVAKAASEQQKDDLNQQPQMLSLEESKPESKSKRLQLCVLTLQERLQQYYHARAALTPHEVHRAQSLALDICTEIQGFLHSRHPDMPLGEMNLGGSLLDDLQVVTADHACLLVPLQLEASLWRLIPGEETLLTHPLHWMVRRVNLEYFPRGRSYWDRCLVGGYLSAEAVVNMFGKAVLETINWPSISSVMDCLIRPVPGGPDLRLEIRLRNEEGQETSDPPLVVSMLPLLRQEDVVLTAQPELTSPWVNAWHLSLYPWETQRLAQLDAADDGRRRHTLKILKAVCRLNPALRPLKAAPLANLILHLSDSESDWTENSLDVRFQQCITELIGYLEQGALHSYFKPAVNLLGGLSEDQVDQMGFMLYCAVSEPEILLI from the exons cTGATAGAGCGCGCAGGCCGCGCGGCCGATGACGAGAAGGTGGAGCAGAAGATGGCCGAGAGCTGGGAGGAGCTGAGCTTGGTCTCGGCTTCACCCAAGCTCATCACGAAGGGCATCGAGGGCGTGGTGATGAAACACGTTGCCAAGGCAGCCAGCGAACAGCAGAAAG ATGACCTGAACCAGCAGCCTCAGATGTTGTCTCTGGAGGAGTCCAAACCTGAGTCAAAGTCCAAGAGGCTCCAGCTGTGTGTCCTCACTCTGCAG GAGCGTCTGCAGCAGTACTACCACGCGAGGGCAGCACTCACTCCACATGAGGTCCACAGAGCTCAGTCTCTGGCCCTGGACATCTGCACTGAGATCCAGGGCTTCCTGCACAGCCGTCACCCCGACATGCCGTTGGGAGAAATGAATCTCGGAGGTTCTCTGCTGGACGACCTGCAG gtggTCACTGCAGACCATGCGTGTCTGCTGGTGCCGCTGCAGCTGGAAGCTTCTCTGTGGCGGCTCATCCCAGGAGAGGAAACTCTGCTCACACACCCGCTGCACTGGATGGTCCGCCGGGTTAATCTAGAATATTTCCCCAGAGGACGGAGCTACTGGGACAG GTGCCTGGTGGGCGGTTACCTGTCTGCAGaagctgttgtgaacatgtttgGTAAAGCCGTTCTGGAAACTATCAACTGGCCGTCGATCAGCAGCGTGATGGACTGTCTCATCAGACCAGTCCCGGGAGGACCAGACCTGAGGCTGGAGATTCG GCTTCGCAATGAGGAGGGACAAGAGACCAGTGATCCACCCTTGGTCGTCTCCATGTTGCCTCTGCTGAGGCAGGAGGACGTTGTTCTGACTGCCCAGCCTGAGCTCACCTCTCCCTGGGTCAACGCCTGGCACCTGTCGCTCTACCCGTGGGAAACTCAGCGTCTGGCACAACTTGACGCCGCTGACGACGGACGCCGCAGACACACGCTTAAAATCCTGAAGGCGGTGTGCAGACTGAACCCCGCCCTGCGACCGCTCAAAGCTGCCCCGCTGGCCAACCTCATCCTGCACCTCAGTGACAGTGAAAGCGACTGGACGGAGAACAGCCTGGATGTTAGATTCCAGCAGTGCATCACAGAGCTGATCGGCTACCTCGAGCAAGGGGCGTTACACAGCTACTTCAAACCAGCTGTCAATCTGCTGGGCGGCTTGTCAGAGGACCAGGTGGACCAGATGGGCTTCATGCTCTACTGCGCCGTGTCAGAGCCTGAAATACTGCTCATATGA